One region of Chloroflexia bacterium SDU3-3 genomic DNA includes:
- the efp gene encoding elongation factor P, producing MATTSDLRTGIIIRWNGQLTRVTEFHHHAPGNWRAMVIMKLKNIQTGKTVEERVRAGSDIDIVRVEKTPMQFLYREGTSYHFMDNQTFEQIEIEEDAIGEPAKFLKDSDMADVLFYDDNQILGVEVAFFVNLQVTDAPVALRGDTATNVNKLVTVETGAQVQVPAFINEGDIIRIDTRTGTYIERVSK from the coding sequence ATGGCGACGACGTCGGATCTGCGCACTGGTATCATCATCCGCTGGAATGGCCAGCTGACGCGAGTGACCGAGTTTCACCACCACGCCCCCGGCAACTGGCGGGCCATGGTGATCATGAAGCTCAAAAATATTCAGACGGGCAAGACCGTCGAGGAGCGCGTGCGGGCTGGCTCGGACATCGACATCGTGCGCGTGGAGAAGACGCCGATGCAGTTCCTCTACCGCGAGGGCACGTCATACCACTTCATGGACAACCAGACCTTCGAGCAGATCGAGATCGAGGAGGATGCGATCGGCGAGCCGGCCAAGTTCCTGAAGGACAGCGACATGGCCGACGTGCTGTTCTACGACGACAACCAGATCCTGGGCGTCGAGGTGGCGTTCTTCGTGAACCTGCAGGTCACCGATGCGCCTGTGGCGCTGCGCGGCGACACGGCCACCAACGTGAACAAGCTGGTGACGGTGGAGACCGGCGCGCAGGTGCAGGTGCCCGCGTTCATCAACGAGGGCGATATCATCCGCATCGATACGCGCACGGGCACCTACATCGAGCGCGTGAGCAAGTAG